AGGTTCGCCGATGCCCGGGCCAATTATGCCATGCTGACAAGCATACCCGAGCGGGTTGCCAGACATGCCGAACGCTGTGCCGAGATTGCCCGCGAAGAGCAGGAAAAACTGGCCGATTTCAGCAGAAACGCCATGACGGACGCAGCCGGTTCGGACCTGGTCGGCACGATCGAAGACCTGAGCGCCGACATCGACCAGATCGACGGCGATCTGGACAAGCTCGACCGGCGGATCGAAACGCTCTCCGAGGCACTGGCCGAGTTTTCCAGCGGCGAGGATGCAGATTTCCAGAAGGCGGAAGAACACCTGGCCGTTTCGCTGCAGGCCGACGACCTCAATGATCTTTGGCGCGCCGCGCTCGAAACCCCCTCCCCGGAGGACGAAAAGATTGTCCAGCGCATCGAGGAACTGAGGGAACGGGTCGAACAGATTGCCCGGGAAATCCGCCAGGACAGGGAGCTGCAACGCGACATCGGCCGGCGCCGCACGGAACTTGCCGATGTCATCAAGCGTTTTCGGTCCCGGGGCTATGGCAGCTGGGAATCGACCTTCTCCGACGACAAGCTGACGACCGTTCTCCTCGGAGAACTGGTCAAGGGTGCGATTACCGGCGCGGAATACTGGTCCCGCGCGGAACGCTCGCACAAGCGCCGCAAGCCGCGCGGACGGCAGGTGGCATTTCCGAACGGATCCGGATTGCCCAAATCCATGGGCGGATTTGGCGGCGGTCGGCGGAACAAGCCCTTCGGGGGCGGCGGTTTCAAGAGCGGCGGCAGTTTCGGTGGTGGCGGCTTCAAGACGGGCGACACATTCTGAAGCCTCGTGGGAGCTTGCGCCGCCCTGCTCTTGTCACAAGGCTTCGTTAGGAGTGTTATGTCAGTTTATTGCTGGAACATTGCCGTAGATTACGTGTCATCTGTTGTCATTTGACAGTAAGCCGGATTAGAAGCTGCACTTTGAAAGATTAAGACAAGCTCGGGACTGCACATGCGACGCCTTCTTTTCATCAGCCTCAGCGCGCTCACCCTTGCCGCCTGCCAGTCCGGTTCGTCACAGCGCACGCCGCTGCCCGAACAGCCGCAGCTGACAGTTCCGGCTGGCGCGCAATCGGTCAACATCGCGGCCGACCCGATGACCGTCCGCAGTGCCCTTGTTTCCAGTGCCCAGGAGCGCGGCACGATCGTCATCCAGGACCAACCCAACATGGTGGTGATGGAACGCGCGATGAGCGGCGAGAACCCGGCCCTCGATTCCCAGTTCGGTCCGTCCGACAACGGCCAGCGGGTGATCCGGATTCGGGTGCGTTTCACCGGCACGCCCTGCCAGACCCTTGCCGTGCAGGACCTGGCCGTGATCAACAATTCGCGTACCGCGCTGGAACAGAGTTTCGTGTTGCCGGGCAATCCGAACACCATGCAAAGCCTGCAGGGTCTCAAATCCCGCGCCGAACAGAACAGCTCCTGCCCGCCCATCACATCGTAACCGGCGACAGCATTCCATTTGTCAAAAACATGAAAGGCGTGACCGGACACCGGCCACGCCTTTCTCATGCCGCCTTTCGCAGGACCGGTTCACAGCAGCGGGAAACCTCCCCCGGGCCCGCCCGGCTTAGCATGCTCTTTGGCTGCCTAGGCCGGCAAGGCCTCTGGCGCAAACTGCTTCAGGAATTCCTCGCTGGGCGGGATCGGCTTGATGACATCGATCAGGACACCGTTCGGGTCCTTGGTGATGAAATGGCGCTGGCCGAAAGGCTCGTCGCGCAGCGCCAGAAGGATCGGCAGGCCCTTGCCCTTTGCCTCTTCATAGATGGCATCGACATCCTCGACCTCGAAGTTGAGCAGCATGCCGCCGGCGCCGTTGCCCCGGCCCTCCTCCGGAATAGTCTCATGGGTCTGGTCGAGCACCGCAAGATTGACCTTGTCATCGTCTTCGGACTGCAGATGCACATACCAGTCAGCCTCGAAGATGGCCTTGAAGCGGAAATTGTCCTGATAGAACCGTGAGGTCTCGGCGACCTTGGAAGTCATCAGAACCGGGTAATACTGCGTGCATTTCATCGCTCTTCTCCTGATGGGCCCGAACCCGTTCTGGCAGGGGCTATGCAAACCAACAAAAAAGACATACAGTCTGTATGTAATTTTTCAACTAACATACAGGCTGCATGTATGCAAGAGAAAAACGAACGGGACTCAGGCGGCCGTCGCACCCAGGCCGAACGACGCGCGGAAACCCGCCGGGCGCTCTTGGAAGCAGCGCGGGCTCTGATCGTGGAAAAGGGCTATGCGGAGACGGCAACGCCGGAGATCGTCAAGGCGGCCAATGTCACGCGGGGCGCGCTCTATCACCATTTTGCCGACAAGGCCGATCTGATGCGGGCGCTGGTGCTGCTGGAATCGGAAGCCATTGCCGCCGATATCAACGCGGAAACGGACACCAGCCAGACGCCGCTCGATGCCTTCATGGCAGGCGCCCAGGCCTATTTCACGGCCATGTCCGTGCCCGGCCGCGCCCGCATCATGCTGCTCGAGGGACCGACCGTCCTGGGCCTAACCGAAATGGCCGGGATCGACCGCCAGACCGGAGGCGCCACGCTCTTGGAAGGTCTTCGCCACGCCGCCAATCATGGCGCCCTGAAGGACATCCCCCTGGAACCGCTCGCAGACCTCCTCTCCTCCGCCTTCGACCGGGCGGCCCTGGCCATTGCCAATGGCGAAGACCGCAAAGCTTATGAAACGGCGACCCGTAAGCTGCTGGCGGGAATATTGAAGGAGTGAGTGTCGGCGGTAAGCAGCTCCCCCGCTGGCGGAAGAACGCCCGGCAAACACCT
This genomic interval from Labrenzia sp. VG12 contains the following:
- a CDS encoding VOC family protein; protein product: MKCTQYYPVLMTSKVAETSRFYQDNFRFKAIFEADWYVHLQSEDDDKVNLAVLDQTHETIPEEGRGNGAGGMLLNFEVEDVDAIYEEAKGKGLPILLALRDEPFGQRHFITKDPNGVLIDVIKPIPPSEEFLKQFAPEALPA
- a CDS encoding TetR/AcrR family transcriptional regulator, yielding MQEKNERDSGGRRTQAERRAETRRALLEAARALIVEKGYAETATPEIVKAANVTRGALYHHFADKADLMRALVLLESEAIAADINAETDTSQTPLDAFMAGAQAYFTAMSVPGRARIMLLEGPTVLGLTEMAGIDRQTGGATLLEGLRHAANHGALKDIPLEPLADLLSSAFDRAALAIANGEDRKAYETATRKLLAGILKE